DNA sequence from the Butyricimonas faecalis genome:
GAAGGCACTTGAAAAATACACCCCGCAAAACGACTTCGAGCGTTCCATTGTCGGAGCGATGAAAAAGGGATTGCCCTTCCTTAACCCGGAACACGGTATCATGCAATACGGCTATGATGCCTTTTACGAGGAGGAACCGGATTTTCAGCCGATGCGTCTGGATCAGCAGATAAGGGTGGTCTATGACTGCGACGACATGGTGTCCGAATATCTGGTGGACTATTACAATAATAACAGCCAGGAGACATACGATATCATCCCGATTACCACCTGTGCCCTGTCACCGGAAACCGACCGCCTGTTTATCATGGATGACTATCCGGAACGGTTCTTCAAGTGGGCGGATGAATTTATTAACATTGTATATTGAAAGATTATGGTAGAAACGAATGAACTTACAAGAAAACTGAGGACGCTGCTTCATCCGAGGGCGGCGTTGATTGTCTATGCGGAAGAGAATGACAACCACAGCACGGATGACGACGGTTATTTTATCGAAGTCAGGGACATAGACGAAAATGGGACAATGGGCGAAGGCCGTCCGGTGACGGTGGAGTTCATGAACGAACTGGTACGGGGCTATTCCGAAAGCCACAGTGTGACACCATACGGCAGGATACCGTCCAACCTGCTGTGGTTTGACCCGCGCAAGGGCAGTGAGAAATACATCTGGTACAACCCGCCCCAAAAGCGCATGATGTTCTTCCATGACATCCTGAAGATTGAAAGCGCGGAATACAACCTGCCGGGCGTGATCTATGAGGCCGGAGAAAACCGTCTGAATGTCTATGCCTATACAGATGTTGAACTGACAGACAATTCGGACCTTTTTGCGGCTCCGTTCTTCAATGTGACGGG
Encoded proteins:
- a CDS encoding prokaryotic E2 ligase family D protein — translated: MVETNELTRKLRTLLHPRAALIVYAEENDNHSTDDDGYFIEVRDIDENGTMGEGRPVTVEFMNELVRGYSESHSVTPYGRIPSNLLWFDPRKGSEKYIWYNPPQKRMMFFHDILKIESAEYNLPGVIYEAGENRLNVYAYTDVELTDNSDLFAAPFFNVTGASVCLGSAKIEKPKDLTYTNLLEYWEKRFWLTEFSHLGGGGNPTKSNLVLVTKAAKDKPFDLDELQPLKKLKLKDILR